A genomic stretch from Theobroma cacao cultivar B97-61/B2 chromosome 4, Criollo_cocoa_genome_V2, whole genome shotgun sequence includes:
- the LOC108661571 gene encoding uncharacterized protein LOC108661571 — protein MVNPKKIEVVEKWPRPTSVMEIHSFLGLAIYYRWFVKDFSRLATPPTRLTQKNVKFQWNDACEKSFGKLKSYLTSAPILSLPQGVGVYIVYYDASRVSSGCVLMQHGKVIAYASRQLKKHEQNYPINVIMAHFQVRPMILDLIKEAQDKDEWVTNALNDDLRREILKEAHLLAYVVHFESTKIYHDLNKVYWWESIKKDVAKFIAKCLVCQQVKVNLQRPVGLQQPLPILEWKWEHIFMDFVTRLPHTSQGYDSIWFIIDSLTKSIHFLLVKVTYGRPNMRGYILKR, from the exons atggTAAACCCAAAGAAAATAGAGGTAGTGGAgaaatggccaaggccaaccTCTGTGATGGAGATTCATAGCTTTTTAGGTTTGGCAATATATTATAGGTGGTTTGTCAAGGATTTCTCTAGACTTGCAACACCACCGACTAGATTGACTCAAAAGAATGTGAAGTTTCAATGGAATGATGCTTGTGAGAAGAGCTTTGGAAAACTCAAAAGTTATCTTACTTCAGCTCCCATACTTAGCTTACCACAGGGAGTAGGTGTATATATAGTTTATTATGATGCCTCACGTGTTAGTTCAGGATGTGTGTTAATGCAACATGGCAAGGTCATAGCTTATGCCTCTAGACAGTTGAAAAAGCATGAGCAAAACTATCCTATTAATGTTATAATGGCACACTTTCAGGTTAGGCCTATGATACTTGATCTCATTAAGGAAGCCCAAGACAAAGATGAATGGGTGACCAATGCTTTAAATG ATGATCTTAGAAGGGAGATTCTTAAGGAAGCACATTTGTTGGCTTATGTAGTACATTTCGAATCCACCAAGATATACCATGATTTAAATAAGGTATATTGGTGGGAAAGTATCAAGAAGGATGTAGCCAAGTTCATAGCTAAGTGCCTAGTATGCCAACAAGTTAAAGTGAACCTTCAGAGGCCCGTAGGTTTGCAACAGCCCTTACCCATTCTTgagtggaagtgggagcaCATATTTATGGATTTTGTGACAAGGTTACCTCACACTAGTCAAGGGTATGATTCCATATGGTTCATCATAGACAGCTTGACCAAGTCCATTCATTTCTTACTAGTGAAGGTTACCTATGGGAGGCCCAATATGCGAGGTTATATACTGAAGAGATAG